From a single Paramormyrops kingsleyae isolate MSU_618 chromosome 14, PKINGS_0.4, whole genome shotgun sequence genomic region:
- the cd93 gene encoding uncharacterized protein cd93 yields MMILFFVLFHFLRGTEGTKTEPAETICTVSACFTFSLTPLAFEDAQNNCQDNGGNLAVVTDGNEAAEIHSALSRIVKKHPGNHFQFWIGLKLGKGNCAVLKDDFRGFKWINGMKDTKYANWDREPKFTCIEDRCVAINHTSYPFETADLKWRDRSCKDGVGFVCKFNFKGMCKSLVLAGPGEITYTTPFVTRPLSDGNALTMLPYGTSAAITCQGEETYSVCKDINGFFGWTNPGPFCVSTLQSCKHTNGSCDHHCMESEHGEVTCGCREGYELGEDKVTCVQKDLCKDSLCKFGCVSGHTRYICTCPSGFQLAEDEISCTDIDECADAGESRVCEHTCVNINGSYDCICKNGYKMVDGKCQDIDECIEHNCPQQCLNSEGSFSCYCVVGYNRSSNGLSCVDIDECINSPCEGNCINTIGSYKCFCEGNYKLATNGITCIPIQGLNTIPTKMSTEAKESQNSKSVNLNVTTDHGLFKDTHSFGMYDESTTIRFEVKSSYTANNSLFSPTLEAPYSNRSVLGKNSFTDTWMFVSIMSSVAGLVILIIVILIVVASFYNREKSKKKKNLTPDNYCWVSSD; encoded by the coding sequence atGATGATCTTGTTTTTCGTGCTGTTTCACTTTCTTCGTGGGACTGAAGGAACAAAGACTGAGCCAGCCGAGACTATCTGTACCGTCAGTGCCTGCTTCACTTTTTCCCTTACGCCGCTGGCGTTTGAAGACGCACAGAATAACTGCCAGGATAATGGGGGCAATTTAGCAGTAGTAACGGATGGCAACGAAGCTGCGGAGATCCACTCGGCTCTTTCGCGGATTGTCAAAAAGCACCCGGGAAATCATTTCCAGTTTTGGATCGGACTTAAATTAGGAAAGGGGAACTGTGCAGTGCTCAAAGACGATTTCAGGGGTTTTAAATGGATTAACGGAATGAAGGATACAAAATACGCAAACTGGGATCGAGAACCTAAATTCACCTGTATCGAAGATCGTTGTGTCGCAATTAATCATACTTCCTATCCATTCGAGACTGCTGATCTCAAATGGAGAGACCGTTCGTGCAAAGACGGTGTTGGTTTTGTGTGTAAATTTAATTTCAAGGGCATGTGTAAGTCTCTTGTTCTGGCAGGACCTGGAGAAATTACATACACAACCCCTTTTGTCACTAGACCACTGAGCGATGGAAATGCGTTGACTATGCTCCCATACGGAACTTCCGCGGCGATTACATGTCAGGGTGAAGAAACATACTCCGTTTGTAAAGACATAAATGGTTTTTTTGGCTGGACAAACCCGGGTCCGTTTTGTGTATCCACTTTACAGAGTTGTAAACATACGAACGGAAGCTGCGATCATCACTGTATGGAAAGCGAACACGGTGAAGTTACCTGTGGATGCAGAGAAGGTTATGAGCTTGGTGAGGATAAAGTGACATGTGTCCAGAAAGATTTGTGCAAGGACTCTCTGTGCAAATTCGGCTGCGTTTCGGGTCATACAAGGTATATATGCACATGTCCATCTGGATTTCAACTAGCCGAGGACGAAATCAGTTGCACTGACATCGACGAGTGCGCCGATGCGGGCGAATCACGTGTCTGTGAACATACCTGCGTGAATATTAATGGCAGTTACGATTGCATTTGTAAAAACGGATATAAGATGGTTGATGGAAAATGTCAAGATATAGATGAATGCATTGAACACAACTGCCCTCAGCAATGTTTAAATTCAGAAGGGTCTTTTTCGTGTTACTGCGTTGTGGGCTATAATAGGTCAAGTAACGGGCTGAGCTGTGTGGATATTGATGAGTGCATTAACAGTCCTTGCGAAGGAAACTGCATTAATACAATTGGTAGTTATAAATGCTTTTGCGAGGGGAATTATAAACTGGCAACCAACGGAATCACCTGCATACCGATTCAAGGCTTGAACACGATTCCCACGAAAATGTCAACAGAGGCGAAAGAAAGTCAAAATAGTAAGAGTGTGAATTTAAATGTTACAACAGACCATGGGTTATTTAAAGACACACATTCTTTTGGCATGTACGACGAATCTACGACTATTAGATTCGAAGTGAAATCCAGTTACACAGCTAATAACAGTTTGTTCTCACCGACGCTGGAAGCACCCTATTCAAACAGAAGTGTACTGGGGAAAAACTCGTTTACTGATACGTGGATGTTTGTGAGCATTATGAGCTCAGTCGCTGGGCTTGTAATATTGATCATTGTCATTTTGATTGTCGTAGCCTCCTTTTATAATCGTGAGAAAagcaaaaagaagaaaaacctAACCCCAGACAACTACTGCTGGGTGTCATCCGACTGA
- the LOC111858003 gene encoding thrombomodulin-like, translated as MAVFRAFVAFVFLLYIDGKIAQSTSCVGNRCYRLFKEKLDFVMSLNACKNDKGNLMSFQSISANEALRDLLLGASGDFWIGLRLPDNKCSNISSTLRGYEWTTRDTSTQFTNWKDNISVCSPRCVSVSSDLKWTERPCQDKASGFICENIYVICASVLHPSTEISSTCVVENADCGHQNNSAKLQSSCICQNSTIKKTSFLCQCKDGYKMTAGKCKDINECLESPCQHTCTNTPGSYTCNCRDGFVPKKNDRTKCEQHCDKNACPAVCKHKAGKLPECTCPAGYILEPSEEPSCLFFNDADSALDNRSTPFFTQDIRSSSPFLTLKPNFLTLPLFSVVAIVFFLIT; from the coding sequence ATGGCCGTATTTCGAGCAtttgttgcttttgttttccttttgtacATAGACGGGAAAATAGCCCAGTCCACCTCATGTGTTGGAAATAGATGCTATAGATTATTTAAAGAGAAATTAGATTTTGTGATGTCGCTGAACGCATGCAAAAACGATAAAGGAAACTTAATGTCATTTCAATCTATTTCGGCCAATGAAGCACTACGGGATCTACTGCTCGGAGCTTCAGGGGACTTCTGGATTGGTTTGCGGCTACCAGACAATAAATGCAGCAACATCTCGTCTACACTGCGTGGATACGAATGGACAACAAGAGATACAAGCACACAATTCACCAACTGGAAGGACAACATCTCAGTCTGCTCCCCACGTTGCGTCTCCGTCTCCAGCGATCTGAAATGGACTGAGAGACCCTGTCAGGATAAAGCGAGTGGATTCATATGCGAGAACATCTACGTCATATGTGCATCTGTACTCCATCCGAGTACCGAAATCTCGTCTACTTGCGTTGTGGAAAATGCTGACTGCGGGCACCAGAACAATTCTGCCAAACTCCAGTCATCATGCATCTGTCAAAATTCCACGATCAAGAAGACGTCTTTTCTGTGCCAATGCAAAGATGGTTATAAAATGACTGCTGGTAAGTGTAAGGACATCAACGAATGCCTTGAATCTCCATGCCAACATACATGTACAAATACACCAGGCAGCTATACCTGCAACTGTCGAGATGGGTTTGTTCCTAAGAAGAATGACCGAACAAAGTGTGAACAACATTGTGATAAAAATGCATGCCCCGCTGTTTGCAAACATAAGGCAGGCAAGCTACCAGAATGTACCTGCCCGGCGGGATACATACTTGAGCCTTCGGAGGAACCGTCATGCTTATTTTTTAACGATGCAGACAGCGCCTTGGATAACAGGTCGACTCCCTTTTTCACTCAGGATATCAGAAGCAGTTCACCTTTCCTAACGCTTAAACCAAACTTCCTGACACTTCCTTTGTTCTCCGTAGtagctattgttttttttctaataaCATAA